In Zingiber officinale cultivar Zhangliang chromosome 6A, Zo_v1.1, whole genome shotgun sequence, a single genomic region encodes these proteins:
- the LOC121994260 gene encoding UDP-N-acetylglucosamine transporter UGNT1-like, with product MAPKSAPLPVSDPPPQSVNVADGSAPIFLGSSMGRRGAFAALSYMVCAVLLVMFNKAALSSYSFPCANVITLCQMICSTCILYAMRRWRIISFTTGEAHKASLVPLQTVLHTLPLSLAYLLYMLATMESVRGVNVPMYTTLRRTTVVFAMVVEHLITRQKYSFPIVGSVALIVFGAFVAGARDLSFDIYGYSIVFIANMTTAVYLATINHTGKTTGLNGFGLMWCNGIVCGLILFFWTYIYGDLELTINFPYLHSLGFQVVMLFSCILAFCLNYCIFLNTTLNSALTQTMCGNLKDLFTIGLGWLLFGGLPFDRLNIVGQILGFMCSGLYAYCKIKGK from the exons ATGGCGCCTAAAAGCGCGCCGCTGCCGGTGTCGGATCCTCCGCCGCAGTCCGTGAATGTTGCAGACGGAAGCGCCCCCATTTTCCTGGGGTCTTCCATGGGTAGGAGAGGTGCCTTTGCGGCACTCTCCTACATGGTCTGCGCAG TTCTACTGGTTATGTTCAATAAAGCAGCTCTATCTTCATACAGCTTCCCTTGTGCTAATGTTATTACTCTATGCCAG ATGATCTGTTCAACATGCATTCTTTATGCAATGAGGCGCTGGAGGATAATTTCTTTTACAACTGGTGAAGCACATAAAGCAAGCCTTGTGCCACTTCAAACAGTCTTGCATACCCTTCCTCTTTCCCTTGCATATTTGCTTTATATG TTGGCTACTATGGAGTCTGTTCGTGGAGTAAATGTCCCAATGTATACCACGCTTAGGCGTACAACTGTTGTGTTTGCTATGGTTGTCGAGCACCTAATCACAAGGCAAAAGTACTCATTCCCAATTGTTGGAAG TGTTGCATTGATAGTCTTTGGAGCTTTTGTTGCCGGAGCTCGAGACCTATCTTTTGATATTTATGGCTACAGCATAGTCTTTATCGCCAACATGACAACTGCAGTTTATCTGGCAACTATAAACCATACTG GAAAAACCACTGGACTCAATGGCTTTGGGCTTATGTGGTGTAATG GAATAGTATGTGGACTGATTTTGTTTTTCTGGACATACATTTATGGTGATTTGGAGCTCACAATAAACTTTCCCTATCTTCATTCTCTTGGATTTCAG GTTGTGATGCTATTTTCTTGCATTTTGGCATTTTGCTTGAACTACTGTATTTTCTTAAATACCACATTGAACTCTGCACTGACACAGACAATGTGTGGCAATCTGAAG GATCTGTTCACCATTGGACTTGGTTGGTTGTTGTTCGGTGGCCTTCCTTTCGACAGG TTGAATATTGTCGGTCAAATCCTGGGTTTCATGTGCTCGGGTTTATACGCCTACTGCAAAATCAAGGGGAAGTAG
- the LOC121997203 gene encoding uncharacterized protein LOC121997203, producing the protein MKASIKFREDQPPLVRAKIPIAVLGLPFLSGFAVGAHDSDEELRFDFATAFRAGPSLRLSYRPNDHQRPFSLFLKTGTGALGSPSANSPLVMSAEFGLHGGRPAFSLLLKPNFGDFSVKKIVDAGSPFNFSSTDSSPSVEVQAKTFSDEKNPKFAEFHPHEPIGPGKKLSGVPIDISTFATGGKSGIDGLLSGFEVSARSTLQLPKRTAIRFKWGLRVPPERRSVLDDPKIPISLSKLPLLSLNKITIECLTAESHKGEKPVAIDDADANALLRRDVEVLQSDSILLKRALEDLRAEVGGRKFTPAASAVTSKEERRSNGKSSGNMGKSEGVANSTTGA; encoded by the coding sequence ATGAAGGCTTCCATCAAGTTCCGGGAGGACCAGCCGCCGCTGGTGCGGGCCAAGATCCCCATCGCCGTCCTCGGTCTCCCTTTCCTCTCCGGCTTCGCCGTTGGAGCCCACGACTCCGACGAGGAGCTCCGCTTTGATTTCGCCACTGCCTTTCGTGCTGGCCCCTCCCTCCGTCTCTCTTACCGTCCCAACGACCACCAAAGACCCTTCTCCCTCTTTCTCAAGACGGGCACCGGAGCCCTCGGCTCCCCCTCCGCTAACTCCCCCCTCGTTATGTCCGCCGAGTTCGGTCTCCACGGAGGACGCCCGGCCTTCTCCCTTCTCCTCAAGCCCAATTTCGGTGACTTCTCCGTCAAGAAAATTGTGGATGCGGGTTCCCCTTTCAACTTCTCCTCCACCGACTCCTCCCCGTCCGTGGAGGTTCAGGCCAAGACGTTTTCTGATGAGAAAAATCCCAAGTTCGCAGAATTCCACCCTCACGAGCCGATCGGCCCTGGAAAGAAGCTCAGCGGTGTTCCGATTGACATATCCACTTTCGCGACCGGCGGAAAAAGCGGGATCGATGGACTTCTCTCGGGATTTGAGGTCAGCGCAAGAAGCACCCTCCAGCTACCCAAACGCACGGCCATCCGGTTCAAATGGGGGCTTCGAGTGCCACCGGAGCGTCGCTCCGTGCTCGATGATCCAAAAATTCCGATCTCattgagcaagcttccgcttcTGTCGTTGAACAAGATCACGATAGAATGCTTGACCGCAGAATCACATAAGGGGGAGAAGCCAGTCGCCATTGATGATGCAGATGCCAACGCCTTGCTGCGGAGGGACGTGGAGGTTCTGCAGTCTGATAGCATTCTTCTGAAGAGGGCCTTGGAGGATCTCAGGGCCGAAGTTGGAGGTAGGAAGTTTACTCCGGCAGCTTCTGCAGTGACAAGTAAGGAGGAGCGCAGAAGCAATGGCAAGTCATCTGGGAACATGGGGAAGTCTGAGGGCGTTGCGAATTCTACTACAGGGGCTTGA